The Stieleria maiorica genome includes the window TTTGTTCGGGTCAGCAGTAGTGGACGACGCGAGGAGTCCTCGCAGTTCGCATTACGAATGGGCTCGTCGCCTCGCCCACTACCCGAAAAATGCGCTGCGGCGGCGTACTACGCACCTGCAAACAGCGGCAACGTGTCGTAGTGTCCGGCAAGAACAGGATCGGGGTCAGTTCCCAGCCAGTCCTTCAGGACCGATGCATAGACGCTGCGGAAATCGACGGTGTGTTTGAGGTCGCCTTGTTGCAGATCATCCAACCGCGGGGTGGTGCCGATCAAGCCGGCGTGCAAGCCGCCGCCGCACAGGAACATCGGTCCGGCCGCGCCATGATCGGTTCCCGCACTGGCGTTCTCGGCCACCCGCCGACCGAACTCGCTGAACGTCATCACACAGACGCGATCGCCATGCCCCTGGGCCGTCAGGTCGTTGATCAATGCGGACACCGCATCACTCCACTGACGCAGCAGGATCGCGTGCGTGGCGTCTTGCTGAGCGTGCGTGTCAAAGCCGTCCAGCTGCAAATAGTAGACCCGCGTCTTCATTCCCGCGTTGATCAACTGGGCGACCAATCGCATTTGTCGGCCGAGTTGCGATTCGGGGTAATCGATTTCGGTTTGATACCCTTGGGCCGCTTCGGTCACCCGTCGGCTGGCCGAAATCGCGTTCTGGGTGCTCGATTGCAGGAACCCCAGCAAATCGTCATCGGATGCTTCAACGGCTGCGACCGATGGCGATCCGCCGAGTAGCCGGCGAAGCGCCGCGGGATCCGAACCACGAATTTGGAACTCGTCCAGTTCCTTGACCGTCGGCACGCGGATCGACTGCGAGGCAAGCGCAAAGGGTTGTTGCTGTCCGCCGAGATG containing:
- a CDS encoding DUF1501 domain-containing protein, with translation MFDQPTNRRRFLYASGSTAFAIGIGSALPDCFAQAAESATSDGERILVVVQLSGGNDGLNTLIPYRDDAYRAARPTLAVPRSDVLTIDDDIGFHPSLRSIKDLLDGGQVAVVQGVGYENPNRSHFESMDIWHSCVRKDQRRTDGWIGRTLERFTSAEGGDVPALHLGGQQQPFALASQSIRVPTVKELDEFQIRGSDPAALRRLLGGSPSVAAVEASDDDLLGFLQSSTQNAISASRRVTEAAQGYQTEIDYPESQLGRQMRLVAQLINAGMKTRVYYLQLDGFDTHAQQDATHAILLRQWSDAVSALINDLTAQGHGDRVCVMTFSEFGRRVAENASAGTDHGAAGPMFLCGGGLHAGLIGTTPRLDDLQQGDLKHTVDFRSVYASVLKDWLGTDPDPVLAGHYDTLPLFAGA